DNA from Evansella sp. LMS18:
GCGCCCAGCCGTACCCTTTACCTTCCACAGATATCACTGAACCTGAGTGAGTTGTAAAGCTGAAATCTTTCCCTAAGGTGGAATGGGTGCTGCTGATTTCCGAGACAGTGTCGTGAATCGTATCCCCATGTATTTCAACTTCCATCTCGCCTGATAAGGAAGCATCGCTGATAAGTTCACCGGCCTGTAAGGAGTATACCTGATCCTGGATTTCATATTCTACAGTATGGTTAAGAAAGTCTTCAAGGCGTTCCACCTGGGTAGCCACGAATTCACTGTCCTCTGTAACTGGCTGTAAATATTCGGCTTCCAGGTAAAAGTTGTTCGTGTAGTCCTGTTTGTCGTACTGGCCCAGCAATCCGCTAATATCAAACTGTTCTCCCACAGCACTTTCGGAAATAAGAATTTCCCAATTTTCAATATATGCCTCTGCGTCTACAGGGGCCTCAAGATCCTGGTTCATAGCGATGAGTGTTTGCTCCAGTTCACTTCTCAATTCTTCGTCGCGGTAGCTGTCTGACTCCGCTGGCATGATGTGGAATGATATAGCTTCGGAAGAAGGGAAAAAAGTGTACTGGCTTTCTAGTAAACTCTTAATTTCAGGCAAATCTGCTTCGGTATACGCCATGTTAGTTTCTTCTCCCGCTAAAACCTGCTGATCTCCAATGTAAATCTCGTTCGTTAAAACTGAAGTCTGTAATTTATTTAATGCCTGTTCAGCTGTCAGTCCACTGACATCAACGTCATTGATGTCTACATTAGAATTAAAGTGAGTTGTCTGATAATAAAACAATCCCGCAGCAGAAAGTGCAATTATAAGAATAATAGCCGCTGTGACGATTTTCCAGTTCTTATACCACTTCAAAGATACCTTTTTCGGAGGAGTAACCTCTTCCACTGCTTGTTCTAATGGGTATCCCATAATAATTCCCCCCTAAAACCATACACTTCTCTGTCTGGAAAATATTCCTTGTATACTATTAATCTTATTGTACTAGAAAGTCAGCAATTAGTCTGTCGTATTTTGTAAGTTGGAGAAGTTTTTGGTTAAGAATATTTCCTTTCGTCCTGGTATATACAGAGGGATTTACGAATCAGCATTATTTTGTGAATTTACAGTTTGTGGAGGATATTCCCCCATGCGTGTACATAGATTTATTGTAAGGAAGGAGTTGTTTTCATGCGCCATATCATTTTTATTGGCATTATATCTGTTATTTTTATTCTGGGAGCCACTGGCATCATCAGGTTCGCCGAACGTGCTGAAGTGGAGAAAGCCTTGAAGGTAAACAGGAAAAACCTTGATCTGGCTGCCAGCTCTATAACCGAAATAATATTAAGCGCCGATATTGAAGGACTGGAAATTGCCGGCTTCAGATTTTTCGCGGACGAATTGGTGATAGAAACGACCCTTGATTCCGCTGATAAAAGTACAGAGTATATCGCGAATCATTTAGTCCGTCTGCTTTCCGATAAAATTTCCCCGCCATTTCAAATACATGTAGAGGATAGAAAAGGAGTAACGGTTGTTTTTGCTGATTAAAATTGTACGGTAATGGTGGAGTTATTATTCTGGACCTTGGAAGGTATGTTACAGGCAAACTGTGTGTAATCTTCATAACAAGGCCCCCTTAATGGACGGGACGTCTGAAGGGGGCTGGTTTTAGTACTTTTCTTCCATAAGTGTCGGAAAATTTTTTCAGTTTAACCTTTCTGCAAATTTCCAGGAACTACATTTTTGAATATGTTAATTGCAAAAAGTATAACACCAATAATTAAAGTAATTCCTCCAATTCCAATGACAGGACCTAATGCTTCATTGCCTGTCTGCACGAGAGTAAACAGAGCAATCATCATTACAAGCAGACCAATATTATGGAGAATGAAATGAATTTTTCCTAAAATGCTTTGACCTGCTTTCGGAAAAAGCACATACAGGATGCCTGCCAGTGTCATGGAAGTCCAGCCGAGCAAATTAACATGGGCATGGACGCCGGTAAAAGAAAAATTATAAGTCATAGACATGTAAAGGCCGAGGAGGACTCCCACTACAAAATAAAGCACGGAAATTCTAATGAAGTGATACCCCAAGATGCTCATCTCCTCTTTTTTGGATGGGAAGTTTTTACTGCACTCCTGTAACTGTAAACTTAACACCGGTCAACATACTGCATTTGGACGATTCACTTGTCACCTCCATCCTGGGTATGACTTATTAGCACTGTAGTTAAATATATTTTATGCGGTTATTTTAAATGAAAAAATTTAATCGACAGTTGCTCCCATTTGTCGAAAATCTTTTGGCGGATTAAAAAGCACAGGAAAACCGGCAAGTTTGAATGCCTGCCGGTTCCTTTTTTACATATTTGACTCCAGGTTTATCTCCTGATTAAAAGCCGAAGCTTGCTTGTTTTTAAACATTTCCTCAAACCGGAAATAGATCATGCTCAGATCGAGCCGGCCGATGAGGAACAGGTTTAGAATATATTGCTCCTTTTTATTTAAAGGGACATCATTTTGAATCTTATGTTCAAAGTGATAAAACACTTTTCTGGCGTTTTCTCTAAAATAGAAAACTCTTTTCTTCGGATAGTTTAAATCCTCCCGGAAGCCAAATACGAAAAAGTGCTTTTGCTGTTCGGTTAACAGAGGGGTTTCCACATATAAGTGTGCCTTCCTGTCCAGCTTTTGGTTATATTCATACACCTGTTTCCACCAGTAGATGCAAGCTGTCAAAAGGAGTAAGAACAAACCTGCGGCGGCTCCCGGCCTTCCATGGAGAAAGATGGCAAACGCAACCGTCCCGCCCATGGACAGGTGGAGAAAAGACAGAAGATACCACTCTTTATACGTTGACTTAAATTGACTCATACCATCCACCTTCTAGTAAGATTTCCCCCCAGACAAAGAAGCTTTGAAAAATCTATGTGTAAAAACTAAGTCTCCTACAAATACGTTTCCCCGCTTGCCTGCTTTTTATGTATGAATTTTTATCTTTGTAGGGGTTGGGGTATGGCTTTTTATAGGAAGTGAGGGAGGTGGTCAGGTTAATGGGGCGCTTTAATGATTTATTGGCGCGTCGCCGATATAATGAGGATTTCGCCGATAAAAATGGTTTTTCGCCGATAAACTCCCAGGTTTCGCCGATAAACTCCTCGGTTTCGTCGATAACTATGTGAGCACAGAGACTTTTTTACTTTAAATGGAAAAAATAATGTAATATATTGTAAAAAAGGCAGTATAATAGTTTTAAAGAGAGATATTAATTCCAGAAAGGGGCGGCAAATGAAAAATTACATAGTTCTGATCATATTGTTATCTAGTTTTTTCTTCATTTCAGGATGTACGGAAAATGAAGGCCGGATACAGATTCGGCAGTGGCTCACGAAACCGATGTTGAGAAAGAAAAAAGTGATGAACAGCAAGCTGATACAAAAGAAGGGAAACAAAAAACGGAGAACCTGCCGGACAACAACGAGGAGGACGGGAGCGAACCAGGGAGCGAAGGTCTTTTCTGGAAATCGACTAATGAAGGAAATATAGTTTACATGCTTGGTTCTTTTCATGCCGGCACGGAAGAAATGTACCCGATGAACAGCGATATGAAGAAGCGTTCCTCCGGTCAGATTATCTTGTTCTTGAATACGATTTGACTTCAGACGAACTTGAAACTGCGTTTTCTAAGTTTACAGAGTTACAGTATCTGGAGGAAGGGGAATTGCTGGAAGAGCATATTTCGGAGGAACTATATAAGGAGATCCAGGAAGTGCTTCCTCATGTTGAGCTCACAGACAGAGATATTCAATATATGAAACCCTGGTCCGTACATCTGCTTCTTGAACAGCTCTGGGCACAGGTAAAGTATGATTATAATGTGGGAGTGGAAGAATATTTCATCGACAAAATGTCTGAAAGTATGGTTATGAAAGGACTTGAGGCAGAGTTCCCGCCATTTGTTTATGACCAGCTACCGGAAGAGGAGCAGGAGGAACTTTTGCGGTGGACGGTCCATGTTATCCAGGAAGTCAACGAAGCTATCTATGACGAAGCTATAAGTTATTGGATGAATGGAGATTCACAGGCTTTTGCTAATTGGGTGAAGGATACTTATTTTAGCAACGATAACCGGCCGGAATTCCAGCGGCTCCTCTTAACTGAAAGAAATGAAGAAATGGCTGAAAGCATTATCGGATTTTTAGAGGGCGATGAAGAAAGCACTTATTTTGTGATAGCTGGTGCCGCTCACTTCTTTGGTCCAGAGAACATTATTCAGCTGCTTCAGGAAAAAGGTTTTGAAGTCGAATAGTTGTTATAAAAAATTCCGGTGTACATTTTATATAGGTGCTGTAGAAACATAACTGAACAGTTTCCAAATAGAAAACCGGGCGTTAATCAGTTGCCCGGCGATTCATTTTCTGTTGTGAGCATAGTGGATGGCCGGCCTCACAATATCCTTCCTCCGGTATACATTCAAAATCAGACCGAGGACAGCGGCATAAAACATTAACATCGTCCCTCCATAACCAACCAGCGGGAGGGAGACTCCCATGATAGGCACTATTCCTAAGCCCATCAGTATATTCCAGCAGGCAGGGACAGTAAATAGTGCGGCACCGCCTAAAACTAACAACCTGCCGAAGATGTCCTTCGTCCTGAAAGCATTAGAAGAAATTCGAAAAATGAACAGCAGCAGGATGAGGCACAGGAATATACCAAATAGCCACCCCATTGTATAGACGAGATAAAGAAAAGCAAAGTCCGTGTGGGGGCCTGGAAGAGCCTGGATATTTACATCATTTGTAAATCCGTTGCCTAACCACCCGGTATTGTTTAATAATTCTCTCACAATAATGTACATATAACCTAACCCGTGCTGATCGGAATACGGATCAAAGAATGCAGAGAAACGATAATAAAAATAAACATCCCTGGAAGAAATCAAAATCGCAGGGACCAGCATCCCTATAGTCATATTGGCACCTGCAATAGTTAAAGCCAATTTCTTCTTAACTCGGGAAAAAGCAAACATAGTTAAAACAATACAAATATAAATGATTGAAGAAATGTAATGAGGCATTAGAGCAAATAGTATGACTGGAACCCAGAACATTACGACCAGTAATGCCTGTTTCATCCAGCTGCCGAAATTATTGATGTTACTTAAGATTCCAGCCCATGCAATAAATAATAAAAATAAGCTGATTTCGGAGGTATCAATTGTTACAGGGCCAAGGGAAATCCACCTTTTCATTCCCAGGATTGGTGTTCCCAAAATTAAAGTATAAATGAGAAGGAAGGCTCCGCTTATGTAAAAATACATCCACCAATTTTTTAGTTTCGTGTAATCAAAAAACAAAAAACTAAGGATGACGATGAATGCAAGGCCGTACCAGATTGCCTGCCTTTCTATAAAATAGGAAGCTGGAAAATTTATTCCAGGAACTCCACCAAGAAGAAGAAGGAAGCTGGAGCCAGCAATAATTAGAAACAGAGCAATAAGAAACCAGTCCATTTTTGGACGATGGATCCGGTTTAAACGGTCACCGATTGTAAAAGGGTTCCCCATGGACTGAATTGCCCTTTCGTATGCTTCCTCTTTAGGGATGTCCCGCTTTTGAAACGCCTCACTTAGCTCTTTAAGGTGATTAGTCAGCTCCTTTTTTATGAACGAGTGGGCCTCTCGGGACTTTATTCTCGAGGTTACCTTATTCAGAAATTTTTCAAAGGATTCATTGCTCATACTGACGCCTCCAGAATCAGTTGTTTAAGGGAGGTTTGTACTGGAGATTTTCCTCGTTTTGTAACAGCCAAAATTTTTTTCCCTTTTCCAGTGAGTGAGTAATATTTCTTCTCTTCACACCAGCGGGAGGCAAGAATACGTTTATTTTCAAGTAAATGCAGCAAGGTATACAGCTCACCTTCCTTATTTTGAAAACTCAAGTCATTTTTCTGGAAAAGGAGACTGGAAATTTCATATCCGTCTTTTCCCTCATGCTGGAGTAATTCCAAGACAGCAGTGAGAGTTTCTTCCTTCCAAGATTGGAGCTGCGTGCTGGATAGCCTTTCCTGTAATGAATTCCGCACGGCATTTTTTCGTTCTTCTGAAAAGGAGATATCCTTAAAAACTGTCTTCTTCAAAGCGCTTTTCAGATTAGTAAATGGATCGCCCATTATTCTGCCTCCTTTGTCATCTTTTGCCTAAGAATTTCTTTCGCACGTTTTAATCTGGTTTTTAAAGTATTAGTATTCATTGCTGTGATCTTATTGATCTCCTTGAGAGAAAGTTCCTCGTAATAATGGAGAAAAACGACTTCCCGATATTTCAACGGCAGCTCCATTACTGCATTTGCTAATATGTCTTCCTCATCCTTAGCAATTATTTCGTCTTCCGTTTTTGACCTGGAAGGTATATAGTCGAAAATCTTATCATTAAGGGTGATTTTTCGGTAGTGCCAGCTCTTTAAGTAGTCTTTGCAATGATTACTGGCAATCCGGTATAACCATGTTTTTAAAGTAGACCGCTCATTGAATTGATGCAGCTTCTCAAAACTTTTAATAAAAATTTCCTGGGTTAAATCTTCTGCTGTTGTCTCGTTTTTCACATATGTATAAGCAAGATGTAATATCGCATCGCTGTATTCATCCATTAACTTATCAATTATTTGAACTCTTTCATCCAAATTTTCAAATCCCGCCTCCATTTGCTCTGGTTCGTTCATCTCTGTTTCACCTCTTCCTATTAATATAGACGAAACTATAATGCTTCAGGTTTGAAAAATTAATCAGATTCTTTGATACTGACTTAGTTTAAAAGATTTTACAGAAAGGTATTTTACATAGTAACAAGTGAATCTTTAAACAAAGGACAGGAGAGTCACTATGCCTTACTTTCAGACTGACGGAGCTTCTATATATTACGAAACTACAGGGGAAGGTCCGCCAATTATATTTATTTGCCCTCCTGGTATGGGGGCAGGCACATTTTACGACCATCAGAAAAAGTTGAAAAACCACTTCCAAGTTATTACTTATGATAACAGGGGCAGCGGGAAAAGCACTGACGGACCAAGAGAAGATTATACGATTTCCGACTGGACAGAGGATATCCGGGCACTGGCAGACCATTTGAAATTGGACAAAGTGATTGTTTGCGGATATTCCATGGGTGGAGTGGCGGCACAGGATTTTGCCCTTTCATATCCTGATAGAACGGCAGGGGTCATCCTATTGACCAGTTTTTCGGAAGTGAGCACACCTGTGCTTTCATTAGGCATCAGGATTGTGGAATTTCTCGGAAACTTCCATATTATTAAGCTATTGGCTGTCGTACTTTCCCTCTCGCATACTGTTGGCATAGGAGCTAAAAAACACAGGAAAAAGATTTTTAAGAGTATTAATTCTTCCAACCCGAAAATTGTTAAAAACTTTTTTCAGAGTGGAAGATATTATAACGCGACAGACAGGCTCCATGAAATTACATGCCCGGTGGCAGTAGTGCACGGCACTCTGGATTTCTTCTTTTTTAAATACCAGAGGTTGTTTGAAAAAAACCTGCCGAATGTAAGGAGTATAAGGGTGGAGGGGATCGACCACCAGGTAGCCGTCAGAACTTCTGATGAAGTAAACGGAATAATCAAGAGTCTGAAGAACTGGATGGTTCCTTCCTCTCAATAGTGAGAAGGGGGATATGAAAAAATACAATCGGTTAGAATAAATAAATTGGGACTCCTGGAAATGAGGGAGTCCCAATTTATTTATTTACTTGTCAATTAACGCTTTTCGTTTTCTGAAAGTAGGTGTACTTTTCTGTCTAAGTCATCAATCTTTTGTTCAATTTTTTTCAACTGTTCGCTTTTCTTCTTTGTGGAACGTACAAAATAAATAATTAAAAAAATAATAGACAAAGGAATAATTAATGCAAATACCTGATAGATAATATCGATTAAGTTAAATTCTGTCACCACTGAACTTCCCCCTATATGTAAAGTTTACTTAGCTTCTATAAATAATACTAAGACTGTTATTTTGCAAACGCCTATAATCCAAATTATACCATATAATATTAAAATTGGTGTTAACCTGCTTTATCAAAAATTTTAACAAACTGCTGGAAATTTCAGATAATTATATGTAAATTTATGTTAATATTATAGTGGGCAGCGATATTTGTTTTTAAATCAAGCCTGGTTGTTTTTGATTGGGGGTTACAAAATGGGCTGGTTATTTTACTGGAGGATTATAGTTTTAATAACTTTTGTCACTCTATATCTCACTAATGTTATAAGTTCGGAGATTTTTCTTTCTTTTATCATTGGTATTACTGTTTTTTATGGTATCCCGGAACTTTTTAAATTCCTGAAAAAAGATATTTGTAACAGAAAGCAGCAGGCAAGACGTGAGAACAAATAATACATGGTGGGGAAAAATATGAAAAAACTGTTCTTTATTATTTTACTGTTCATCATTTTTAACAGTGGCTGCAACACTACATGTGAAGCACTGCCTGAAGAGAAACCTGACGACTTTGATTTTTCCCTGAAGTATGGCATTACAGCAGCTAACGAGCTCAATACTTATGAAGATTCGTACACAAAAGATATGATAATCGCTGAAAATGAAACGATAGACTTTGTGCTTTCTGAAGAAGAGAAGAAAAATATATATGATGAGTTCAGAAATTTAGACGTATTAAGCCTGCCGGAAGAAGAAGGGGGATATGAATAAGCAGGAGTCCCCTAACAATTACAGGACACTGACTAAGGACTGATATTATATATTGATAGATAAGGAGAACGAAGATGACTTTTATAGAGATTGTCTATTATATTTTAGGTTTTTTATCAACCTGGGGTCTGTTTTTGTTTTTTCAAAGATTATTACATGGCTACCGGAGAAAAAGTACCTGGAAGAGAGATATTATCATCTCGTTAGTTCAGTGTACCGTTGTTTTGCTGGTCGTTATTCCCCTTGTAAATTATTTTGTTTAAGTTTGCAGGTGAAGTTGAGGTGACGATCCTTGAATTGAAGTTTTATTCTCGAAAGAGGGGTCCCTATTCTCGAAAAAGCAGGTTTAATTCTCGAAATCAGAGGTCTAATTCTCGAACAGTAGTTCAATTCTCGAAATCGGGTATCCAATTCTCGAAAAAGCAGGTTCAATTCTCGAAATCGGGCCTCCAATTCTCGAACAGCAGTTCAATTCTTGAAATCGGGTATCCAATTCTCGAAAATGCATGGTCCATTCTCGAAATCAGGCGTCCAATTCTCGAACAGCAGATAGGACAATCTTTCGACCATATGGAACCATTAAGAAACAACACCTCACCGATAAACACCGCAAAAAAGCCAGGAAGTAAATTCCCGGCTTTTTTACGTATATTTCATATAAATTATTCAGAATCTCCATCACTCTGTGGAGTACTGCCTGACCCTTTGGTATTACCAGTTTCGGGTCTGCCGCCTTCACTATCATTCCCTGTATTGTCACTGCCGGATTCTTTTGCGCCGGCTTCTTCCGAACGGACAACTGTGTGGGTATTGCCTCGGTTAACCAGGTCAGTTAACAGCTGTGAGACATCCAGTCCTGTGAGTTCCTTTAACGGTTCCTGAATCTGGGTCATCGTGTTTGTGATTGATTTGCCGTAAGCGGCGGTTCCATTACCGTTGCCTGTATCAATAATTTTCACAGAATCGATATTGGAAAGTGGAGCCGCGATTTCTTTTGCATAGAGAGGAAGCATTTCGATAAGTTTTTCCACAATGACAACCTCGCCGTGCTGGGCGATCGCTTCTGCAAGAAGACGTTTAGCTTCCGCTTCCGCCTGACCTTTCTCACGGATAACCTCTGCTTCCGCAATACCACGATCACGTTCAATCTTAGCCTGAGTTTCCCCGTCGATACGTGCTTTTTCCGCTTCCGCTTCTGCTTTTCTCGTAGTTTCATAGAAATCAGCATCAGCTTTGGCCTTACGAACTTTCGCTTCTTCTTCTTCAAGTTTAACAGCACGTTCCCGCTCAATATGTTTAATACGAAGTTCTTCTTCTGTTTTTTGCGCATTGAGTTTCAGCTGTTCTTCCTGCACTTGTTTATTAAGCCTTGTTCTTTCCAGCTCATAAGACTGTTCGGATTTGGCTCTCGCCCGTTCCGTCTGTTCTTTGATTGCCGCATCTTTCAGGTCCTTCTCTTTAAGAGCTTCCGCAATCTCAATCTGGCGCTGGTATTCCTGTTCCTTAGCTTCTTTATCATTGTTGGCCCTATGTATGCGTGTTTCTCTCTCGCTGTCTGATTCCGCCAGTTCCGCTTCTTTACGTACTTTTGCAATTTGCGGACGGCCTAAGTTTTCAAGGTAGCCATTCTCTTTATCTGCATCTGACAAATCTGTCAAACCAAGAGAAGTAATTTTAAAGCCCATGGAATCAAGCTGAGTCTGGGCAACATAACGTACATCTTCGTTGAACTTCTCCCTGTCGGCGTTGATTTCTTCAACAGTCATTTTCGATAAAATGGCCCGGAGGTTTGCGTTTAAAACCTCGCCAATTTCTTCTTCAATTTCACTTTGTTTTTTTCCAAGAAACTGCTCGGCGTAAATAGCGATTCCTTTTAATGTTTCAGAAACTGTTACCATAGCAACAGCATCAGCAACAATCGGCACACCGCCATTTGTAAAAACCCGTGGTGTTCTCAGTTTCAGCTGAAATGAAGTTAAGTCAACTGGTGTAGCGGTCTGGTGTAACTTCAGGAGATGCCCGCCGCCTCGGATAATTTTAATGGAACGGCCTTCATTATCGGTAAAGATATTCGTTTCTTTTTCCGGATCGCCAAGTTTAGGTCCGGCAATGATTAACGCCTGGTTCGACCTTGCAGTTTTGTACCTGAATTTGTACCAGAAAAAGTAAAGCAAGCCTACAAAAGCAGCAAGAATAATTAATACGATTACAATTGAAAATACGCCTAATGCGCCAAACATATAATTCCCCCATTTTCTTAGTTAGTATACTTACGCAGGAGACCGAGAAAGGTTCCCAATATTCTGTAATGTCCCTCCCATTCATATACTAATTTCTATATGATTCACTCTATCAGTTTAACACTTATTTGGTTATAATTGGCTGAATTGTTATAAAAATTACAGTTTTTAATCTTACTTATTATTAGTTTTACAGTATAAATTTTTTTAATGAGAAACTACTTTCCATCTTTAGCCGTCTTATACAGCAGGAGGGCTGAAAATGAAATTAAGGTATTTAATACTACTATTTTCTATCGCTGTTTTGGCCGGCTGTTCGGCCGTTCAATCTGAAGGAGAACATGCAATTTCCCACCCGCCAGAGGCTCAGATTGAAATTGATGGTGACTTATATCCCACCGTATTAGGTACGTACTGCTGGTCGTATAAAAACACAGGCGAGTGTGTGGATACAGCTGGTCCTGTGGAGCTCCTGAAAGGGGAGGCACCGATAGAAACACGCCCTGGGGAAGAGATTAAATTTGTTATAGGCTATTTACCTGAACCAAATGAGTCCCATGTTTTGCAAATTACTGAGGATGGGCGAGAGGAAGAGGTGGAGGCAGAAAACAATGTGTTCACGGCCCCTGAAAAAAACGGGACCTATTACTATTCTTATGGTGTATGGTGGATGGACGAAGAAAGGGAAAATGTATCAAACGGGGATGCATTTTATAATTTTTCGCTGGAAGTTAAAGAGGATTAAATAAAGCTTTTGGCTGCAAATAAGTTATTTACTGGCGGGAGGAAGGATATATGTTAAGCAAAAATTGGCTTGCATGGACCCTCAATACTATTTTGATTCTGGCGATTTTAGGCGGATGTGCTTTTGCAGATAATGAAAATGACCAAGGAGAGGCTGATTCGGGTGGAAATGCCAGCGGTATAATGCTTGCCGGAGAGGAACCACCAGAAGTTTCCGGTACCGTAAAAAGTATCGAGTCCGAAGATGAGATCATAATCACTGTTAATGGCGTTGATAAAGTTTACCGGTTGTCGGAGGATGCTAAAAATCAACTGAAGGATAGTGTAATTGAGGAAGGCAGTGAGGTAACATTTACTGTATACACCATTGGGGACGACAAGGAAACTATAGGGGAGTTTAAAACTGATTAAACAATCGATCCGGCGGATTCACATCTGGCGGGTCTTTTTTTATCTGTGATTGTCGCTCGCTGTTCAATAGTTACTCCAAAGTAACCTCCGGAAAAAAATGTGCATTCTTCACATGAGGGCCGCACGTTTGTACAATAATAAATGCGATTTAATAAACAGGCATTTTATTTAAGAAAAGAGGTAATTTCATATGGGACAACCAATTAGTGGGAAAACGGCTCTGATTACTGGAAGCGGTAAAGGAATCGGAAAAGCGGCTGCCATTGCTTTGGCAAAGGAAGGCGTAAATATTGGCCTTTTTGCAAGAACAGAGGCTGATCTGAAAAATGTTGCGGCTGAGATTGAGCAGCATGGTGTAAAAGTGGCATACGCTGCGGCTGATGTTTCTAACCTTGAGGAAGTGGAGAAGGCTGTAGATTCACTCACAGAGGAACTAGGCTCCTTTGATATATTAATTAATAATGCAGGAACCGGAAAATTCGGAGGTTTCCTCGAGCTTTCACCTGAAGAATGGAAAAATATGATCGACGTGAACTTAATGGGTGCTTATTACGTAACAAGAACAGTTCTTCCTCAGCTTATTGAAAAAAATGGCGGGGATATCATTAATGTTTCTTCCACTGCCGGCCAAAAAGGTGCTCCTGTGACAAGCGCCTACAGTGCCTCTAAATTCGGCCTTCTTGGTTTAACAGAGTCACTGGCAATGGAAGTCCGTAAGCATAACATCCGTGTTACTGCTTTAACTCCAAGTACTGTAGCTACAGAGCTTGCTTATAAAGAGAATCTGACAGACGGAAATCCGGAAAAAGTAATGCAGCCGGAGGATTTAGCTGAATTTATCGTTTCCCAGCTAAAGCTTCATCCTCGTGTGTTCATCAAATCAGCAGGATTATGGTCTACAAATCCATAAAGAAAGACAATAAAAAGGGTGATCTGTTTAATCTTCAGATTCACCCTTTTTTCCTTCATTTATCCCGATGTAA
Protein-coding regions in this window:
- a CDS encoding L,D-transpeptidase, translating into MGYPLEQAVEEVTPPKKVSLKWYKNWKIVTAAIILIIALSAAGLFYYQTTHFNSNVDINDVDVSGLTAEQALNKLQTSVLTNEIYIGDQQVLAGEETNMAYTEADLPEIKSLLESQYTFFPSSEAISFHIMPAESDSYRDEELRSELEQTLIAMNQDLEAPVDAEAYIENWEILISESAVGEQFDISGLLGQYDKQDYTNNFYLEAEYLQPVTEDSEFVATQVERLEDFLNHTVEYEIQDQVYSLQAGELISDASLSGEMEVEIHGDTIHDTVSEISSTHSTLGKDFSFTTHSGSVISVEGKGYGWALETEKEAEAIHAAFENGEKSISAANTYGNGWQGEGYGFDVTSNDGIGNTYAEVSLEEQRMWIYKDGELVVTTNVVTGDESTNRGTLPGVWYILYKTTDYTLNGVGADGERYATDVKYWAPFTNSGQGFHDADWRNNWSGNAYLNAGSNGCVNIPPDVMKKVYENLSTYDPVVIY
- a CDS encoding cbb3-type cytochrome c oxidase subunit I — translated: MSILGYHFIRISVLYFVVGVLLGLYMSMTYNFSFTGVHAHVNLLGWTSMTLAGILYVLFPKAGQSILGKIHFILHNIGLLVMMIALFTLVQTGNEALGPVIGIGGITLIIGVILFAINIFKNVVPGNLQKG
- a CDS encoding FtsW/RodA/SpoVE family cell cycle protein, with the protein product MSNESFEKFLNKVTSRIKSREAHSFIKKELTNHLKELSEAFQKRDIPKEEAYERAIQSMGNPFTIGDRLNRIHRPKMDWFLIALFLIIAGSSFLLLLGGVPGINFPASYFIERQAIWYGLAFIVILSFLFFDYTKLKNWWMYFYISGAFLLIYTLILGTPILGMKRWISLGPVTIDTSEISLFLLFIAWAGILSNINNFGSWMKQALLVVMFWVPVILFALMPHYISSIIYICIVLTMFAFSRVKKKLALTIAGANMTIGMLVPAILISSRDVYFYYRFSAFFDPYSDQHGLGYMYIIVRELLNNTGWLGNGFTNDVNIQALPGPHTDFAFLYLVYTMGWLFGIFLCLILLLFIFRISSNAFRTKDIFGRLLVLGGAALFTVPACWNILMGLGIVPIMGVSLPLVGYGGTMLMFYAAVLGLILNVYRRKDIVRPAIHYAHNRK
- a CDS encoding PadR family transcriptional regulator, with amino-acid sequence MGDPFTNLKSALKKTVFKDISFSEERKNAVRNSLQERLSSTQLQSWKEETLTAVLELLQHEGKDGYEISSLLFQKNDLSFQNKEGELYTLLHLLENKRILASRWCEEKKYYSLTGKGKKILAVTKRGKSPVQTSLKQLILEASV
- a CDS encoding sigma-70 family RNA polymerase sigma factor, which produces MNEPEQMEAGFENLDERVQIIDKLMDEYSDAILHLAYTYVKNETTAEDLTQEIFIKSFEKLHQFNERSTLKTWLYRIASNHCKDYLKSWHYRKITLNDKIFDYIPSRSKTEDEIIAKDEEDILANAVMELPLKYREVVFLHYYEELSLKEINKITAMNTNTLKTRLKRAKEILRQKMTKEAE
- a CDS encoding alpha/beta fold hydrolase — protein: MPYFQTDGASIYYETTGEGPPIIFICPPGMGAGTFYDHQKKLKNHFQVITYDNRGSGKSTDGPREDYTISDWTEDIRALADHLKLDKVIVCGYSMGGVAAQDFALSYPDRTAGVILLTSFSEVSTPVLSLGIRIVEFLGNFHIIKLLAVVLSLSHTVGIGAKKHRKKIFKSINSSNPKIVKNFFQSGRYYNATDRLHEITCPVAVVHGTLDFFFFKYQRLFEKNLPNVRSIRVEGIDHQVAVRTSDEVNGIIKSLKNWMVPSSQ
- a CDS encoding DUF4083 domain-containing protein, with translation MVTEFNLIDIIYQVFALIIPLSIIFLIIYFVRSTKKKSEQLKKIEQKIDDLDRKVHLLSENEKR
- a CDS encoding flotillin family protein codes for the protein MFGALGVFSIVIVLIILAAFVGLLYFFWYKFRYKTARSNQALIIAGPKLGDPEKETNIFTDNEGRSIKIIRGGGHLLKLHQTATPVDLTSFQLKLRTPRVFTNGGVPIVADAVAMVTVSETLKGIAIYAEQFLGKKQSEIEEEIGEVLNANLRAILSKMTVEEINADREKFNEDVRYVAQTQLDSMGFKITSLGLTDLSDADKENGYLENLGRPQIAKVRKEAELAESDSERETRIHRANNDKEAKEQEYQRQIEIAEALKEKDLKDAAIKEQTERARAKSEQSYELERTRLNKQVQEEQLKLNAQKTEEELRIKHIERERAVKLEEEEAKVRKAKADADFYETTRKAEAEAEKARIDGETQAKIERDRGIAEAEVIREKGQAEAEAKRLLAEAIAQHGEVVIVEKLIEMLPLYAKEIAAPLSNIDSVKIIDTGNGNGTAAYGKSITNTMTQIQEPLKELTGLDVSQLLTDLVNRGNTHTVVRSEEAGAKESGSDNTGNDSEGGRPETGNTKGSGSTPQSDGDSE
- a CDS encoding 3-ketoacyl-ACP reductase, with protein sequence MGQPISGKTALITGSGKGIGKAAAIALAKEGVNIGLFARTEADLKNVAAEIEQHGVKVAYAAADVSNLEEVEKAVDSLTEELGSFDILINNAGTGKFGGFLELSPEEWKNMIDVNLMGAYYVTRTVLPQLIEKNGGDIINVSSTAGQKGAPVTSAYSASKFGLLGLTESLAMEVRKHNIRVTALTPSTVATELAYKENLTDGNPEKVMQPEDLAEFIVSQLKLHPRVFIKSAGLWSTNP